One segment of Drosophila mauritiana strain mau12 chromosome 3R, ASM438214v1, whole genome shotgun sequence DNA contains the following:
- the LOC117144476 gene encoding transmembrane GTPase fzo, whose amino-acid sequence MAESDSGESTSSVSSFISRSSSSSRLSEFVDAKTELQDIYHDLSNYLSNFLTILEDSVLLRDRQMLEHLCAFSSRVEAIAKVLSRDRMKVAFFGRTSNGKSAVINALLHEKILPSAMGHTTSCFCQVQANGSDETEHVKVEQEDEHMELSALRELASAHSPGALKPSTLLQVNMAKNRCSILDYDVVLMDTPGVDVTAQLDDCLDSYCMDADVFILVLNAESTVSRVERQFFKDVASKLSRPNLFILNNRWDKASSMEPEMEQKVKDQHMERCVNLLVDELGVYSTAQEAWERIYHVSALEALHIRNGHIKNPSAQTKERYQEFLRFENDFSNCLAVSALKTKFGPHLLSAQKILNQLKSTLISPFIEKVSRLIDENKERRANLNAEIEEWELEMQGEREDLQYCFEELTEMTQRLGRCVLNDQIKTLMPSAVLSFSHPFHPEFPAQISQYQRSLCAHLDNLLEDRVLQCLSIPLQRKILDMEKEMGLQITEKSCDWQLIYGLDCQSYMSDFQPDLRFRFSLGFTALWHRLEGNLPLHASPFRTQKLRNGHKKCLPLPPLVHGNHWQMLESLVKSKGSLGTVLLGAMAIRSFNWPIVMILGGLVGSFYIYEYAAWTTAAQERSFKSQYSRLLQQRLRTDVQQTVSGFELQLRQHLAKVRNCWEAQSNETLNDLTVRTAELTKQIQSMEVLQLSLKKFRDKGQLLACRLGDFQETYLTKS is encoded by the coding sequence ATGGCGGAATCTGATTCGGGAGAAAGTACTTCGTCGGTGTCCTCGTTTATATCCCGCTCATCGTCGTCTTCGCGATTGAGTGAGTTTGTGGACGCCAAGACAGAGCTGCAGGATATATATCACGATTTGAGTAACTACCTGTCCAATTTCCTAACCATTTTGGAGGACAGTGTCCTGTTAAGAGATCGGCAAATGCTGGAGCACCTGTGCGCCTTCTCAAGCAGAGTGGAGGCCATTGCAAAGGTACTTTCGCGTGATCGAATGAAGGTGGCATTTTTTGGACGCACCTCAAACGGAAAAAGTGCCGTGATCAATGCCCTTTTGCATGAAAAAATCCTGCCCAGCGCCATGGGCCACACCACCAGTTGTTTTTGCCAAGTGCAGGCTAATGGCTCGGATGAAACCGAGCACGTAAAGGTCGAGCAGGAGGATGAGCATATGGAACTGAGTGCCCTAAGGGAACTGGCCAGTGCACATTCGCCAGGTGCCCTGAAACCCTCAACTCTGCTGCAGGTCAATATGGCCAAGAACCGATGCTCGATCTTGGACTACGACGTGGTTCTGATGGATACACCTGGAGTGGATGTAACAGCGCAACTGGACGACTGCCTAGATAGCTACTGCATGGATGCGGATGTTTTCATCCTAGTTCTCAATGCCGAGTCCACTGTTTCGCGCGTGGAAAGGCAGTTCTTCAAGGACGTGGCATCCAAACTCTCGCGTCCAAATCTCTTTATACTCAACAATCGATGGGATAAGGCCAGCAGTATGGAGCCGGAAATGGAGCAGAAGGTAAAGGATCAGCATATGGAACGCTGCGTTAATCTGCTAGTGGATGAGTTAGGTGTTTATTCCACGGCGCAGGAAGCCTGGGAAAGGATCTATCATGTGTCAGCACTGGAGGCGTTGCATATAAGGAATGGTCACATTAAGAATCCCTCGGCACAAACAAAAGAGCGATATCAGGAGTTCCTGCGTTTCGAAAATGATTTTTCGAATTGCCTTGCGGTGTCAGCGTTAAAAACCAAGTTTGGGCCACACTTGCTCAGTGCGCAGAAGATTTTAAACCAGTTAAAATCCACGCTGATAAGCCCTTTCATAGAGAAAGTAAGTCGTCTTATAGATGAAAATAAGGAGAGAAGAGCAAACTTGAATGCGGAAATAGAAGAGTGGGAATTAGAAATGCAAGGTGAAAGAGAAGACCTTCAATATTGCTTCGAAGAACTGACTGAAATGACACAAAGATTAGGTCGGTGCGTATTAAACGACCAGATAAAAACGTTAATGCCCTCGGCTGTGCTATCATTCTCGCATCCATTTCACCCGGAGTTCCCAGCACAAATAAGCCAGTACCAACGCTCTTTATGTGCCCATTTGGATAATCTTCTTGAAGATCGAGTCCTCCAATGTCTTTCCATACCGCTACAGAGAAAAATATTAGATATGGAGAAAGAAATGGGACTTCAGATCACCGAGAAATCTTGCGATTGGCAACTAATCTACGGCCTGGATTGCCAATCCTATATGAGTGACTTTCAGCCAGATCTTAGGTTTCGGTTTTCCTTGGGCTTTACTGCCCTGTGGCATCGTCTTGAAGGAAACCTACCATTGCACGCAAGTCCATTCCGAACTCAAAAGTTACGAAATGGTCACAAGAAATGTTTGCCCCTGCCTCCTTTAGTTCACGGAAACCATTGGCAGATGCTGGAATCTTTGGTTAAGTCCAAAGGCAGCCTTGGAACCGTTTTGCTGGGCGCCATGGCCATCCGTTCGTTCAACTGGCCAATTGTAATGATCCTTGGTGGGCTCGTCGGATCCTTTTACATCTACGAGTACGCCGCTTGGACGACTGCCGCCCAAGAGCGAAGTTTCAAGAGCCAGTACTCCAGACTCTTGCAACAACGTCTGCGGACGGATGTGCAGCAAACTGTCAGCGGGTTTGAGCTCCAGTTGCGACAGCACCTGGCAAAAGTCCGAAATTGCTGGGAAGCCCAGTCCAATGAGACTCTGAATGACCTGACCGTGAGGACCGCGGAGCTGACCAAACAAATACAATCGATGGAGGTGTTGCAGCTGAGCCTAAAGAAGTTTCGGGACAAGGGACAGCTGCTGGCCTGTCGATTGGGGGACTTTCAAGAGACCTACTTGACCAAGAGCTGA